From Thermococcus barophilus MP:
AACAACTAAGGCTATGTGAAAACTACCTCCTCCTGAAAATAGGGAATAAAGTTAGAGTATTGGAAATTGAAGAGAATTCCTAAATCAAAAATGTCAACTTTAACCATTTTTCTTGTCAATTGTCCAAAAATTATCATATATGAATGCCAAAATTTGTTCAAATTCCAAAGTTTTTTGCATAAAAGACATAAACCATGAATGCAGTGTCAAAAAATAGGTGATAAACATGAATGCTGTTCAATTAGTTAAAAGAGAAATTGCCCCAGCTATGGAAGTTCAGACCAAGATTATTGAATATATGACAAGGTTTTTTGTCGGCAAAGGGTTTAAGTGGTTGCTTCCAGTGATGCTCAGCTCGATAACTGATCCTCTCTGGCCAGATCCAGCGGCAAGTGAAGCCTTAAAGCCCCCAGAGATAGAGGCATATGGTGGAAAGCTTAGATTAATGCATAGTATGATTTTGCACAAGCAATTGGCAGTTGCTATGGGAATAGACAAGTTGTTCATACTTTCTCCAAACATAAGACTCGAAGGAAGAGAAGCTGACGATGGAAGACATGCATATGAGTTCACCCAGCTCGACTTTGAAATAGCATATGCAACCATGGACGACGTCATGAGCTTAATCGAAGAGGCGATCTCTGGGCTTTTCAAAGAGGCAAGAAAGTGGGAGATCCTTGAAGAACTTGGCAGAGAAGTTCCAAAGGCTAAGCCACCGTTTAAGCGCTTTACTCTGGAGGAAATCAAAGCAGAATTTGGTGATGAAGATAAGGCGAGTGAAGCAATGGATGAACCATTCTGGATTACTGATATTGAGAGAGAATTCTACGATAGAGAAGATCCAGAGAGGCCAGGACACTTCAGAAACTATGACTTGTACTTACCATGGGGTTACGGTGAGGTCTCAAGCGGCGGCGAGAGAGAGTGGGAGTACGATATAATCGTCAGGAAGATGAAAAAAGCTGGGATAAGCCTTGAGGCATTCAAACCATACTTAGAGGTTGCCAAAGCTGGTTTACTAAAGCCTACAGCGGGGGCTGGCATAGGCATGGAGAGATTAGTGAGGTTCATTGTCGGAGCAAAGCACATAGCAGAAGTTCAGCCATTCCCGAGAATTCCAGGTATTCCGGCGATTATTTGAGGGTCGGCTCTGAATTCTTCTTTTTCTTATAATCCCTAAAGCTCCTTTGTTTAATTTGCTCTCATTAACCACTGCTCAATGTTCTATATTAACCTCTCAATGATGGAAGGGAGAAATCCCTTTATACTTGCACCCCTGCAAGTAACTATTGGGGGTGCAAGTTTTCGGTTCACAAACATTATCCTCCTAAAAGGTCGCGCCCTTCCTGTTCAACTCTGTTCCCAAATTTATTTAGATGCACCCTCTCCCACATTATTTCATCTTTTCTGTGCTCTGGTTTTTCTTCAGCTGGATACCCAATCCCAATAATGCAGAGAATCCTTATATGCTTGGGAATTCCCAAGAGCTCTCTGACGTAATCCTCGGCTGTCTTCTCATCATCGTGCATCCTTTCATGTATATGACCCCAGCAGGCACCCAAGCCCAAGGCAGTTGCTGCCAGCTGAATGTGCTCAGCAGCTATTGAGCAGTCGTAAACCCATGCATTGCTTATCCTCTCATCCCCACAGACAACTATCGCTAAAGGTGCTGTTTCAAGGAACCTTACAGCCGGTCTCGTTTCGGCAAGCTTCTTTATTAATCCCCTATCCTTCACCACCACAAAGTGCCACGGTCTTCTGTTCTTTGAGCTTGGAGAATAGAAGGCAGCTTCGAGGATCTTCTCAATAAGCTCCTCTGGAACTTCTTTATTTTGAAATCTCCTGATGCTTCTTCTCCTTATAACTTCAAAGAACTCCATATCGCTCACCAAAATTATTAGAAAAGAGGGAAATTTAAAGCTAAGCCTCTTTGCTTAGGTATTCGTGTATTGCTTTTGCTGCTTTTCTTCCATCTCCCATTGCTAAGATTACGGTTGCTTCTCCTCTTATTGCATCCCCACCCGCAAAAACTCCAGGAATCGAAGTCATCAAATTCCCATCAACTATTATCCTTCCCTTGCTGTCAACCTTCAAATCTGGAACCGTCTGGAAGAACGTTTTGTTTGGTGTTTGTCCGATGGCAATTACTGCAGTATCAAACTCCATGATGAACGTTTCTCCAGTTGGAATTGGTCTCCTCCTACCGGTCTCATCTGGCTCTCCAAGCTTCATCTTCTCAAGCTCTATTGCCTTCAAGTTACCGTGTTCATCTCCTATAAAGCGCTTGGGTGAGACTAAGAACATGAATTTAACTCCTTCTTCTTCAGCGTGGTGAATTTCCTCTATACGAGCAGTCATCTCTTTTCTTGTTCTTCTGTAGAGGATCCAGACTTCAGCACCAAGCCTCAACGCAGAACGGGCTGCGTCCATTGCTGTGTTTCCGCCGCCGATAACAGCGACCCTCTTTCCTACTTTTATTGGAGTGTCATATTCGGGGAATTCATAAGCCTTCATGAGGTTTATTCTTGTTAGGAATTCGTTAGCTGAGTAAATTCCATTCAGGTTTATGCCCTCCCATTTGACAAATCTTGGCGTCCCTGCACCGGTTCCTATAAAGATGGCATCGTACTCTTCCCTCAGCTCGTCAAATGTAACTGTTTTCCCTACTAATGTGTTTGTCTCAATTTTTACTCCAAGCTTTTTGAGGTTCTCAAGCTCTTTTTTCACGATTTGTTTTGGTAGTCTGAATTCTGGGATTCCGTATATTAGGACTCCTCCCGGTTTGTGGAGGGCTTCGAAGATTGTTACGTCATAACCCATTTTTGCTAATTCTGCGGCGCATGTTAAACCAGCCGGTCCGGCTCCGATGACTGCGACTTTCCTTCCGTTCTTCTTTATTCCTTTTATTTGCTCCCCTAATAGCTCGGCATCTATTCCTTTTTCTCTTGCGTAGTCTGCTACGAATCTTTCGAGTTTTCCTATGTTTATTGGGTCGCCTACTTTGCCCATTACGCAGACTCCTTCGCATTGGTCTTCTTGTGGGCAGACCCTGCCTGTAATGGCAGGCAAAGAATTACAAGCCCAAATAACTTCTAAGGCTCCTCTAATGTCCCCTTCTTTAATCTTGGCTATGAAGGCGGGAATGTTTATGTTTACGGGACAACCTTTAATACACGGAGCGTATTTTTCTGGACACTGCAAACAGCGCTCAGCTTCTTTCTTTGCAAGCTCAAAATCATAACCGAGGTTAACCTCAAAGAAGTCCTTGTTCCTCTCCTCTGGTGGCCTCTCTGGAGTTGGAACCCTCTCCTTGATAATCTGCCTTTTTGGCATTTAAACCATCCCCCTCTCGCGCTTCCACTTCTCAAAAGAAATCTTCTCCAAATCCTTGTAATAGTCCAGACGCTTCATCAGCTCATCCCAGTTCACTTGATGTGCATCGAACTCTGGTCCATCAACGCAGGCAAATTTTATCTCTCCTCCAACTGTGACTCTGCACGCTCCGCACATTCCAGTTCCATCAACCATGATTGGATTTAAGCTGGCAACTGTCTTTATGCCATATGGCTTCGTGAGCTCTGCAACAAACTTCATCATAATTGTTGGCCCAACAGCATGGACAAGATCGATTTTTCTCCCTTCATCTATGAGCTTTTGAAGTGCATGAGTTGTGAATCCTTTCATTCCATAACTTCCATCATTTGTAGTTACTATGACTTCATCACTAACTTGTTTCAGCTTATCCTCCCAGAACACAAGCTCTTTTGTTCTGAACCCAAGAATTGATATGACATAATTGCCAGCCTCTTTCATGGCTTTTGCGACTGGGTAGATCTCTGCAACACCAACTCCGCCACCTATCATCACAACCGTTCCAAACCTGTCTATGTGGCTTGGCTTCCCTAAAGGACCAAGGAAGTCGAGGATGAAGTCCCCAACGTTGTATGTTCCAAGTTCGTGTGTTGTTTTTCCGACTTCCTGTGCAACTATTGTTACAGTACCCTTCTCTGGATTGGTATCGGCTATTGTTAGGGGTATTCTTTCTCCCCTTTCGTGGAGTCTTAGTATAACAAACTGACCCGGCTTAGCTTTTTTTGCAATCCTTTCGGCTTTAATTTCGAAGAGATTAATCCCTGGAGCTAATTTTTCTTTACGCAAAATTTCAAACATTTAAGCCCCACCATTTTTTAATATCTGTTTTGCGAATATAAAATTCTTTTCACTATTAGTTGATAACTAACCGTTGCAAAAATCCTTAAATCAGGTATTTGACAAATATAAACAAGAGAAGCAATCTTTCGGGTGATGATCTTGAGATATGTAAAGCTTCCCTCTGAGAATTTTGAGGAGTTTTTCAATTCTCTCAAAAACTGGGGAACCGTTTATGCTCCAGTGAAACAGGGGAACATTTATTCTTTTAAGCAAGTTGGTACTTTAGAAGAAGTTTCATTAAATTACACTCGAACCATGCTTCCCCCGAAGAAATTCTTTGTAAAGCCACGGGAGATACTTTTAAAGTTGAAAAATGGAAAATGGGAAGAAAACAGAAAAGCTGAAAAAATAGTTCTCTTTGGAGTTCACTCATGCGACGTTCATGGACTTCAAATTCTTGATAAGGTATATCTTGAAGAACCCGCGGATCCCTACTACAAAGAAAGGCGGGAAAACACCATTATCATAGGGATAAGTTGCATGCCAGATGAGTACTGTTTCTGCAAGAGCTTAGGAACGCACTTTGCAATGCATGGGTTTGATCTCTTCCTGCATGAGCTTCCAGATGGCTGGCTTGTGAGAGTGGGAAGTGTAAAAGGTCATGAAATCGCATGGGCAAATGAAAGCCTTTTTGAGGATATTGACGAGGAAGATCTGAAGCACTTCAAAGAATTTGAAGAAAAGCGTTCTGCATCATTTAAAAAGCATCTGAACAAGGAAGGGTTGGCGGACTTGCTTGATCTTGCATTTGATAGTCCAGTGTGGAAAAAGTATGAACGCATTTGTCTCGGCTGTGGAAACTGCAACATGGTGTGTCCAACATGCAGATGTTATGAAGTCTGTGACTACTGGGTCAACGCATATGAGGCGGTGAGGGTCAGGAGATATGATTCTTGTTTCATGGAAAGCCATGGGCTTGTTGCGGGTGGTCACAACTTTAGACCAACGCGTTTGGATCGTTTCAGACATCGATACTACTGTAAAAGCTATTTTGATCCATCTGCGGGTTTCAACTGTGTTGGATGCGGCAGGTGTGATGAGTTCTGTCCAGCTAAGATAGAACACGTTAAGGTTCTTGATGAGATTAGGGAGGCGTTGAAATGAACCCCTTTCAAACCTATGATGCGAGAATTTTGGAAGTAAAGGAGCTTACTCCGAGGGAAAAGCTTTTCACTCTTAGGTTTGTAGACCCAGAAATTAACAGGGAATTTACCTACCGGCCAGGTCAGTTTGTTATAGTTGACATCCGGGGTTTTGGTGAATTCCCAATAAGTCTATGTTCCTCCCCAACGAGGACGGGGTACTTCCAGCTGTGTATAAGAAGGGTAGGAAGGATGACAAAATATATTCACAAACTTAAAGAGGGAGATATTGTGGGCATTCGGGGACCTTATGGCAATGGCTTCCCTATGGAGGCTATGGAAGGCTCTAATCTGCTCTTGGTTGCTGGGGGTCTTGGGATGGCTCCGTTGAGAAGTGTTCTGTGGTATGCCATTGACAGCGGAAAGTACGAGCAGATATACCTGTTTTATGGAACCAAAAGCTATGAAGATATTCTCTTCAGAGATGAGATAATTCACCTTCTTAAACATGGAGAGGCTATGAACTGCAGGGTAAAGCTTGCCTATGAGGTTGAGAGCCCTTCCTGCATATACCTCGAGAAGGGCTTTGCTCCCAAGGTCTGCAAAGGGGTTGTGACAGATTTGTTCAGAGGGGAGGAGTTTGATGTGGACAATACATATGCCTTAATATGCGGACCTCCGGTAATGTACAGATTTGTGATAAGGGAGCTCTTGGACAGAAAGCTTGCCCCTGGCAGGATTTACATGACGCTTGAGAGAAGAATGAGATGCGGGATAGGGAAGTGTGGGCACTGCATTGTAGGAACCAGCACGTCAATAAAATACATCTGCAAAGATGGACCCGTCTTCACTTACTGGGAAGCTCTCTCCACAAGGGGGTTGATCTAAATGCTGAAGCTGGGAGTTTTTGAGCTTACCGACTGTGGAGGCTGTGCTCTAAACATCCTGTTTCTCTACGAGAAGCTGTTTGATCTGCTGGAGTTTTATGACATAAAAGAATTTCACATGGCATCAAGCTTTAAGGAGCATGATCACCTTGACGTTGCGATTGTTACGGGAACGGTATCATGCCAGAGGGATCTGGAAGTTTTAAGGCATGCTCGCAATTATTCCAATTACCTGATCGCATTGGGGACTTGTGCAACTCATGGCTCTGTTCAGGGAGCTGTTGAAGGAAAGCTCAGGGATAAGCTTGAAAAGGTGTATGGGACAAGGGCGAACACCATGAAAGCCCTTGATCCGAAGCCGGTAGTGGAATACGTGGCCGTTGACTTCGCTCTCCCCGGATGCCCTTATGATAAGATGGAGATTTATCAGCTTCTCCTCGATCTTGCAAAGGGTGTGGAGCCAATAAAGAAAGACTATCCAGTGTGTATTGAATGCAAGCTCAATGAATACGAATGTGTCTTGGTAAAAAAGGGACTCCCATGCTTGGGTCCAATCACAGTGGGTGGATGCAATGCTATATGTGTTAAATCGAAACTCGGATGCATAGGGTGCAGGGGGCCTTTGCCAAAGGAAGCAAATCCTGCTGGAGAGTTTGAGATACTGAAGAATCTTGGCTATGATGAAGAGTATCTGCGCAGGAAGTTCAAGACATTTGCAAGGGGTGAGCTGAGATGGTGATCCTTGAACTTGGGGAATTCACGAGGGTTGAGGGAAACGGAAAGGCGGAAGTTATCATTGAAAACGGGGAAGTCAAAGAAGCGAGGGTGAAAATAGTTGAGGGTCCAAGATTCTTTGAATTGCTGACACTCGGCAGGTATTATTGGGATGTTCCAGATTTGGAAGCAAGAATTTGTGCAATCTGCTATCTGGCGCATTCGTTTGCCTCGGTGCTTGGGATAGAGAATGCCTTCGGAGTTAAAGTCCCGGAGGAGATTCAGCTTTTGAGGGAGCTTGGTTTGATTGGAGAAATTCTTGAGAGCCACAGCCTTCATCTCTATCTTCTGGTCGCCCCCGATTTGTTCGGCTATCCAGATGCTATCAGAATGGCAAGCAAACATGGGGAGATAGTGAGAGAGGGACTCGCACTCAAGGCATTTGGTAACTACATCAGGGAAGTGATAGGGGGAAGAGAAATTCATGGAATAAATGTTAAGCCCGGAGGATTCGGGAGGTATCCTACAGAGGATGAGCTTGAAAAAATTGATAAAAGCTGTGATGCACTTTTAAGGTTTGCAAAAAGGGCAGTTAACATCTTTGCAACTCAAGAAGTTTTTGGGGCGGTTCCTGAATACCATGTTGCTACGGATGGTTACCTCTACGGAGAAAAGCTGATTGCATCTGATGGAGAAAGGTTCGATTATTTCGAGCATATCGAAGAAAAATCTCTGCCCTACAGCTTTGCAAAGCAGAGCCATTATAAGGGAAGTGTCTTCATGACTGGAGCCCTCTCAAGGTTAATGGTTAAATCTGACAGGCTAACACCGATTGCAAAGGAGCTGTTTGAACAGCATAAGGAAAAGTTATCTCGGGGGTATGTTAGCCTAAACAACTTAGCACAGGCAATTGAGCTTGTATATTCACTTGAGAGAGCTAAGGAGATTGTGAGTACTCTCTTGGATCATGGGATCAAAGGGGAAAATGTTCCAATAGAGCCTAAAGAGGGGGAGGGAATAGGATACGTTGAGGCTCCCAGAGGGGTTCTCATTCATCACTACAGAATTGACGAAAATGGAAACATCACTTATTCGAACATAATAACCCCCACTGCATTAAACCATGCATTGATGGAGCTGAGCCTTTATGAGGAAGCAAGAAAACAGTATGGCACTGTAGATGAAAACTTTCTGAAGCACAAGCTTGAAGAAACTGTCAGAGCCTTTGACCCATGTATCTCCTGTTCGGTACATTTTGTTAGGCTTTAGCCGTCTATTCAAAATTTCTCTATCTATTTTTGTTAAATCAAAATCATTATAAAATTTAAGGGATTTGATATAATTGGGGACACATTATGAGAAGAGCATTTGAAGCTGTAACCCGAATTATGGACTCCCTGAAAATGGGTGAGACTGTACTGTTAATATATGATGAATCATTAATTCCCGAATTTTCATTTTTGTTTTTTGTTGAGTATGCATCTCAGAAGGGTGTTCCAGTTATTGTAGATGATATTCTCGACTCACTTTATGTTATTAAACAGCACTTGGAGTTCATTGGGATAGATACTAAGTTTTTTGAAAACATCACCGTTATCAAAGTTGGAGGCACAAACATAGTTGGAAACGTTCGCCAGCACATACCATTGGAAGGTGCTTATAGGGAGAAGTACCGCCTGGCGGTTAGAGAAGTTTACAAGGAGAAGAGTAATGCCATAAATCTCGTACTGGGAATTGAAAACCTTTTTTACTTATCAACAAAACCCAGTGATGTCATGGATGTAATCTCCGAATTGATATCTTTCTTAGGCGAAAAAAGTCGCATAGCAGTATATATAATTAACAAAAATATCACGGAAAAAGCACCAGTGAATCCTCTTCCTTTCTTTGAGAGGATTGCAAGTACTGTTATATATACAGAATCCCATCCAAGAAAAGCAGTATTAAGGATTGGGAAATGCTCATCTCTTGAGTTGGTTGGAAAGTCTCTCGTAATAGAACTTGATGATCTACTCCAGTACTGGGGACGGTGAAAATGGGCATTTTTAGAAGGATCTTTAAAAAACCCAAAAGAGAAGTCAACAAAATTGAAATAGTTTCAAGAAAGCCAGTTGGAAGGTTTAGAGTCCTTCAGGTTTTTAATATTTTTGGGAAGCAGGTACTTGCTGGTGAGGTAATTGATGGGATTATATATCCGGGATACAAGCTGAAAGGGAGAGACGTTGGAATAGTGAGGAATATTGAGAAAAACCGCAAAAAGGTTGATTTTGCAGTTTCTGGAGATGTTGTTGCTTTAATGCTCGAGAACAAAATGGATGTTAATGATGGAGAACTTCTTGAAGTTTACCAATCATGACTTAAGGCTTAAAAGTCCATAAGCTTAGCTCTTTTTGGTGACAAAAATGATAATATTCGACAATCATTTTCACGTTGATCCCTTTAAGGGGCTCTTTCTTGAGGCAGTAAAGCAGTTCCACAGAGCAGGCGGGACACATCTTGCTGTTGTGTATAAAACAGCTCACGATTACGGCTTTGCTGGGATGAAAGCAGAGGACTTCATAGAGGCTATGGATTTCCACATAAAACTCGTTGAGAAAATAAACAAAGAGACTCCAGTGAAGGCTTTTGCAGTTGTTGGTGTTCATCCAGCTGAGTTTGTGTATTTGGCTGAAAAGAAGAGCTTAGAATATGCTAAGGATGAGGTCATGAAAGCCCTGGAATATGCTCAAAAGCTGTGCCTTGAGGGTAAAGCAATAGCCATCGGAGAAATTGGCAGACCTCATTTTGAGGTTAGCGGAGAAATATGGAGAGCAAGCATTGAGCTGATGAAGTATGGAATGGCTCTGGCTAAAGAAGCTGATTGTGCTGTTCAACTGCATACAGAGAGTTTCACGGAAGAGAAGTTCAGAGAGCTTGGAAAAATAGTTAAGGAAGTCGGAATAAAACCGTACAGAGTCGTCAAACACTATTCCCCACCTCTCGTGAAAATTGCAGAAGAAGTTGGGGTTTTTCCCTCAATTTTGGCGAGCAAAAAAGCTATGATGGAGGCTATAATGCAGGGGAACAGGTTTTTCATGGAGACCGATTACATTGATGATAAAAGAAGACCTGGAGCAGTGTTGGGACCAAAGACAGTGCCAAAGAGAACGAAAGCTTTCCTCCAGCAGAGAATCTTCACCGAGGAGGACGTTTACAAAATCCATGTTGAGAATCCAGAAAAGGTTTATGGGGTGGAGATGGAGGAGTAGTAACTTTAAGTTTCTACACTCTTCACGACCCTAACCCTTCCTGGCTTTCCCACTTCTCCCTCAACTTTAAACACTTTTCCAAAGAACTGCTCGACGACCCAAACATTCGTCACTAAATGCTTTGTAATCTCGCTGACCCATATTTCTCCACCGGCAAAAGCCAAGAACGGGATGAGCTGGTCTCCAAGAAACTTATCCACCGCATGCCTCGGCTTGAGCTGGTTCAAAAGCTCTATTGCCGCTTCTTCTCCGACCATTTCGGCAGGCTTGCCCCTCTTTCCAAGTGCATCACCGCCTAAGCGTAAGACATCGGTGTTTGCCCATACAACAATTCCGCTCCCCGGACCTAAGTGAGGGTCTTTGTCTCGCTCGTAGTACTCCTCTATAATATTAATAGGTATATTGGGATAAGCCCTCTCAATCAC
This genomic window contains:
- the shyA gene encoding NAD(P)-dependent hydrogenase/sulfhydrogenase 2 subunit alpha, whose amino-acid sequence is MILELGEFTRVEGNGKAEVIIENGEVKEARVKIVEGPRFFELLTLGRYYWDVPDLEARICAICYLAHSFASVLGIENAFGVKVPEEIQLLRELGLIGEILESHSLHLYLLVAPDLFGYPDAIRMASKHGEIVREGLALKAFGNYIREVIGGREIHGINVKPGGFGRYPTEDELEKIDKSCDALLRFAKRAVNIFATQEVFGAVPEYHVATDGYLYGEKLIASDGERFDYFEHIEEKSLPYSFAKQSHYKGSVFMTGALSRLMVKSDRLTPIAKELFEQHKEKLSRGYVSLNNLAQAIELVYSLERAKEIVSTLLDHGIKGENVPIEPKEGEGIGYVEAPRGVLIHHYRIDENGNITYSNIITPTALNHALMELSLYEEARKQYGTVDENFLKHKLEETVRAFDPCISCSVHFVRL
- a CDS encoding DUF257 family protein, encoding MRRAFEAVTRIMDSLKMGETVLLIYDESLIPEFSFLFFVEYASQKGVPVIVDDILDSLYVIKQHLEFIGIDTKFFENITVIKVGGTNIVGNVRQHIPLEGAYREKYRLAVREVYKEKSNAINLVLGIENLFYLSTKPSDVMDVISELISFLGEKSRIAVYIINKNITEKAPVNPLPFFERIASTVIYTESHPRKAVLRIGKCSSLELVGKSLVIELDDLLQYWGR
- the pbp11 gene encoding tRNA-binding protein Pbp11 produces the protein MGIFRRIFKKPKREVNKIEIVSRKPVGRFRVLQVFNIFGKQVLAGEVIDGIIYPGYKLKGRDVGIVRNIEKNRKKVDFAVSGDVVALMLENKMDVNDGELLEVYQS
- a CDS encoding nitroreductase family protein, whose protein sequence is MEFFEVIRRRSIRRFQNKEVPEELIEKILEAAFYSPSSKNRRPWHFVVVKDRGLIKKLAETRPAVRFLETAPLAIVVCGDERISNAWVYDCSIAAEHIQLAATALGLGACWGHIHERMHDDEKTAEDYVRELLGIPKHIRILCIIGIGYPAEEKPEHRKDEIMWERVHLNKFGNRVEQEGRDLLGG
- the shyD gene encoding NAD(P)-dependent hydrogenase/sulfhydrogenase 2 subunit delta, which translates into the protein MKLGVFELTDCGGCALNILFLYEKLFDLLEFYDIKEFHMASSFKEHDHLDVAIVTGTVSCQRDLEVLRHARNYSNYLIALGTCATHGSVQGAVEGKLRDKLEKVYGTRANTMKALDPKPVVEYVAVDFALPGCPYDKMEIYQLLLDLAKGVEPIKKDYPVCIECKLNEYECVLVKKGLPCLGPITVGGCNAICVKSKLGCIGCRGPLPKEANPAGEFEILKNLGYDEEYLRRKFKTFARGELRW
- the shyC gene encoding NAD(P)-dependent hydrogenase/sulfhydrogenase 2 subunit gamma — encoded protein: MNPFQTYDARILEVKELTPREKLFTLRFVDPEINREFTYRPGQFVIVDIRGFGEFPISLCSSPTRTGYFQLCIRRVGRMTKYIHKLKEGDIVGIRGPYGNGFPMEAMEGSNLLLVAGGLGMAPLRSVLWYAIDSGKYEQIYLFYGTKSYEDILFRDEIIHLLKHGEAMNCRVKLAYEVESPSCIYLEKGFAPKVCKGVVTDLFRGEEFDVDNTYALICGPPVMYRFVIRELLDRKLAPGRIYMTLERRMRCGIGKCGHCIVGTSTSIKYICKDGPVFTYWEALSTRGLI
- a CDS encoding sulfide/dihydroorotate dehydrogenase-like FAD/NAD-binding protein, producing MFEILRKEKLAPGINLFEIKAERIAKKAKPGQFVILRLHERGERIPLTIADTNPEKGTVTIVAQEVGKTTHELGTYNVGDFILDFLGPLGKPSHIDRFGTVVMIGGGVGVAEIYPVAKAMKEAGNYVISILGFRTKELVFWEDKLKQVSDEVIVTTNDGSYGMKGFTTHALQKLIDEGRKIDLVHAVGPTIMMKFVAELTKPYGIKTVASLNPIMVDGTGMCGACRVTVGGEIKFACVDGPEFDAHQVNWDELMKRLDYYKDLEKISFEKWKRERGMV
- the gltA gene encoding NADPH-dependent glutamate synthase codes for the protein MPKRQIIKERVPTPERPPEERNKDFFEVNLGYDFELAKKEAERCLQCPEKYAPCIKGCPVNINIPAFIAKIKEGDIRGALEVIWACNSLPAITGRVCPQEDQCEGVCVMGKVGDPINIGKLERFVADYAREKGIDAELLGEQIKGIKKNGRKVAVIGAGPAGLTCAAELAKMGYDVTIFEALHKPGGVLIYGIPEFRLPKQIVKKELENLKKLGVKIETNTLVGKTVTFDELREEYDAIFIGTGAGTPRFVKWEGINLNGIYSANEFLTRINLMKAYEFPEYDTPIKVGKRVAVIGGGNTAMDAARSALRLGAEVWILYRRTRKEMTARIEEIHHAEEEGVKFMFLVSPKRFIGDEHGNLKAIELEKMKLGEPDETGRRRPIPTGETFIMEFDTAVIAIGQTPNKTFFQTVPDLKVDSKGRIIVDGNLMTSIPGVFAGGDAIRGEATVILAMGDGRKAAKAIHEYLSKEA
- a CDS encoding asparagine synthetase A is translated as MNAVQLVKREIAPAMEVQTKIIEYMTRFFVGKGFKWLLPVMLSSITDPLWPDPAASEALKPPEIEAYGGKLRLMHSMILHKQLAVAMGIDKLFILSPNIRLEGREADDGRHAYEFTQLDFEIAYATMDDVMSLIEEAISGLFKEARKWEILEELGREVPKAKPPFKRFTLEEIKAEFGDEDKASEAMDEPFWITDIEREFYDREDPERPGHFRNYDLYLPWGYGEVSSGGEREWEYDIIVRKMKKAGISLEAFKPYLEVAKAGLLKPTAGAGIGMERLVRFIVGAKHIAEVQPFPRIPGIPAII
- a CDS encoding TatD family hydrolase codes for the protein MIIFDNHFHVDPFKGLFLEAVKQFHRAGGTHLAVVYKTAHDYGFAGMKAEDFIEAMDFHIKLVEKINKETPVKAFAVVGVHPAEFVYLAEKKSLEYAKDEVMKALEYAQKLCLEGKAIAIGEIGRPHFEVSGEIWRASIELMKYGMALAKEADCAVQLHTESFTEEKFRELGKIVKEVGIKPYRVVKHYSPPLVKIAEEVGVFPSILASKKAMMEAIMQGNRFFMETDYIDDKRRPGAVLGPKTVPKRTKAFLQQRIFTEEDVYKIHVENPEKVYGVEMEE
- the shyB gene encoding NAD(P)-dependent hydrogenase/sulfhydrogenase 2 subunit beta; this encodes MRYVKLPSENFEEFFNSLKNWGTVYAPVKQGNIYSFKQVGTLEEVSLNYTRTMLPPKKFFVKPREILLKLKNGKWEENRKAEKIVLFGVHSCDVHGLQILDKVYLEEPADPYYKERRENTIIIGISCMPDEYCFCKSLGTHFAMHGFDLFLHELPDGWLVRVGSVKGHEIAWANESLFEDIDEEDLKHFKEFEEKRSASFKKHLNKEGLADLLDLAFDSPVWKKYERICLGCGNCNMVCPTCRCYEVCDYWVNAYEAVRVRRYDSCFMESHGLVAGGHNFRPTRLDRFRHRYYCKSYFDPSAGFNCVGCGRCDEFCPAKIEHVKVLDEIREALK